The Acidobacteriota bacterium genome segment TCCGCGCCGGAGAGAAACATGAGCATCAGCAGGCCGATCCAGTAGAGTACATCCAGAGCTGGTTTAGCCAATGCCGCTTCTGATCCGGCAGAGAGGTTGAGCAGAGAAGGTCCGGCAAGGAGTCCACCAAGAATTTCTCCAATCACACGCGGCTGTCGCAACCGCGTAAAGAGGCTACCGAAAAGATGTGCGGAGGCAAGAACGACAAGGATGAAGAGGATCAGCTGACCGACTGCGGATTCCGGCATTACCTGGGGCCTTGGGAAATGAGCTCAGCGCAAGCGGAGTTCCTGCGCATTCATGTGATGTTCACCAGAGCTGCTGTGCTGCCTTAAAGGCGGCGATAAGCAATAAGCAATAAGTAAAAATCAAAAGAAAAACGAAGGGGCGACAGTCTGGAGGACCGTTTTTGCTTATCGCCTATCGCCTATTGCCTACTGTCCCTTCACTGCTGTCAACGAGGGTCGAGGCCCCGATTTCCCTGTCATCTCCATCGACCAGATTGATCCGGGCCGCATGTACATGCTGGCGCGAAAGAGGCCGCGCGAGTCGTAAGCTTCAGGCGTTCGGAAAAAGTACCCGCGATCTTTCCATACGACGTTGTATACGCCCTCGGCGGTCTTGAAGGCCTGATCGCGCATTCCTTCGGACAGCATGTGCGAGGCCACGCCGAACGTCGTGCCTGTCCAGACCTCTTCCACTTGTTCGTTCTCGTGCAGGATATCGCCATTGGCGGCTATACCGTTTACCGCGCCCATGGTTCCATTCTGGAACTTCATTACGTTGAAGTCGAACACATGCTGAAGCGCGGAACGGCGCATCTCCGCCGGGACAATCTCGCCAAGGCCGGTGAGGTTTGCGTACCATTGGCCCGCGAGCTGCTCGGCCATGATGTCTGACTTGTAATCGCTGCCAACGTCATAATTGAAATAGGTGCCGTTCCAGAGGTTCTTAACGAACGCTGCCTGTGCGCGCTTGAATAAGGCGTCGTACCCCTGAGCGGTTGTATTTTCCCCCAGTTTTCGCGCGATCTCCGCGGTTGCACGCAGAGCTGCCAGATACAAACTGCCGCTGTACGAGCTTTCGCCGCGTGCTACCCAGTTGTCATAAGTCTGGTCGGGGAAGCCGCCGTTTTCGATGAGCCCATCGCCATTTTTATCGTACTGACGAAGGTGCTCCATCGCCATCTTTACCGCATTCCAGGTGTAGCGGAGGAAATCGCTGTCTTTCGAGCCGCTGAAGACATAATCGCGCCAAACCATCAGCACGTATTTGCTGTTCAGATCGCGCCAGTTCGAGACGTCCTGATAGTTGTATTGATTCACGTTCACGAACGGATCTTCCGTCGGCGAACCGAGATCGTGCGGGGCGGACCCGGCCGTCTTACGCTGCATGAGCTCGAGTATGTGCTGGTGATCGCGCTTCCAAGCCCACACATACTCCTGCGGATTGCTCTCGGCAATGGTGTCGGTGTACTGGCGCATCTCCTGCTTCTCGATCTCGGGCCAGAACTTAACCAGCGGGAAAGAACCGTAAAAGCGAACGTCGGATGTGCCGTAGTACTGATAGTCAAAGCACTCGAGATAGCTGAAGCTGTCGGCCATTTGCGCGGAATGATGCCTGGGATTGCCCACGCCATTGAGTTCATGGCCCCAGAGTGTTCCACCATCCGCCAGAATGTAGAGCTCGTTGAATAGCTCCCCGCGGTACCAGAGTGGTTTGGACTCGTCTTCAATAAAAGGCTTTTGCCACTCGTCGATCTGACGGCTCCAATCCTGATCGTTCTCCAGCGCGGTGCGCGCGATCTTCCAGGCGTTGCTTCCTGACGTTCCGAAGAATTTTGTGTAGTGGCGCAGCCATTTGCGTCCGCCGCCAAATTCCGCGATAGGCAAGTCCCACGCGAGCGCCATGGGAACCAGTTTCTTCTCGTTCGGAGCCAGGGTGAAGCGCAACGCGATGGCGGCTGCCATGGGCTCACCCGCACTGGCGAGTTTCGGAGCCCAATTCGGGAGACGCCCGTCAGTTGAGAACGGCTTCCACACATCCTCGCCTGTGCCGTAGGACATCCAACTTGTTGTATAAGTAACCTCCACTCCTGGAGTGGCGAGAGCTGCGATAGCGAACTGCCCGTCCCATTCTTCCTGCACGGCTCCGCTGCGCAGGCGATCGAATACAATCCCCTGCATGTTCCCATTTTGGATCTGCTCGGCGTGGTAAGTGTTCGTGTTCTGGTTATTCAGGCCGCCCGCGAAGCCGCGCGTGGAATCGCGAAACCACCCCACCATGTTTGCCCAGGAAAAGAGAATCGAGACGGTGACCGGCTTGCTTGTGGGGTTCTGCGCATACCAGTTGTAGATCGCCACCGGATAGCTGGTCTCTTTGTAGTTGTCGGGAAGTACAGGCGAAAACTGCTCAACCGTCAGCTTGATCGGCAGCTGCGGCGACTGATAAGCAAACCAGGATTTCGGATAGAGCGCAGCATATTCTCCAGATCCCGCGGGATAACTCCAGTTCCAGGCTGAAAGCCCGTGACTCGGATTATCCGTGGCGAGCACCTGGGCAATCGGCTCTCCTCCTTCGGGCCTAACGAATACAGCAAACTGATTCGCGGGGACGTCTTCATATTTGTGCACTCCGGCCTTCAGGTGCCAGCGTTCATAATGTCCGCGATACGAGCGCGAGAATGTTCCTGCTCCGAATCCGCCGACCGGTGCGCCCTGCCAAAAACCGTCGTCAATGTTGCTGATCTCCGGCTTGTGTCCGCCGGGATTCGCCGGAGGCTGTCCGATGGGAATGCGCCAGGCGGCATGAGGAATGTTATCGTCAGCGCGTAGTACGCAAGGCCATAGCAACGCAGGCAGAAGCGTGCAGAGAGCAATCAGGAGCTTCTTCATAAATCGATTTAGTAGAGGCCCTCAGAGTGTACTGCTGAATGAAAGGCCTGTAAATGGGGAGTTTGGTATCAGGTGCAGCATGCTACGTCTCCGCCATGAACCCCAGTGGCACCTGGACGCGTAGGCCCTGCGTCGCTGGATTCAGCATTGGATTCGGAAACTAAGGGGGACTAAAATACGCCTATCGGGAGGCAAAGTATGCTGCTTCCACTGGTGCTGCTTTTAGCAAGTGCTGGTCCTATGCAACAGACCGACAATGTTGTCGTTCCCAGCATTGAACAATCGGCGACTACAAGCCAACCGCGAACTTTACTCGGCAATCCGGGGCCAAACACCTTCTTACACAAACGACGCGGCAACCGATTCATGCCGGATAAAGGAATAATCATTCCTGCCCGCGCCAATGGCTGTCTGTCAATTACCGCGTACGTGTTCAGTGATGGTGAGAATCCCAAGCTAAAATACGTCACTGATTGTCCAAATCTCGAAGTTCCATATCAGACTAAACGCGCACATGGAGACGTACCGGAGAAAGAACGTCAGCCCAGGTTGCAACGCACGACGAATTAGTAACCCGGGTTTATCCAGCCTCTTCCGGGAGACGCAGCCCGCTGCGTCGTCGTCTCCAGCTTAAAATGCAACGGTCACGTTACCCAGAAGTTCCTCTTCATGCCTGTATCTTTCGTTTCAAGGCTGCTGACCTATTTGGCGGGAAATGAATCTAAAATTTTGAAATGCGCAAGTTCTTTGCGTTCGGGTTTTTCGTGTTGCTGGCTTTTGCCGGCTGGATCGGCTTCTGTCTGGCGGTTCCGGCAGGAGCGAAGCAGCAGACGTTTGTCGAGTTCAAGTCCGGCTCCTCGGCGCGGCACATTGCCTCTGAGTTGAAGCAGGCGGGAATTATCCGCAGCCGCTCGGCGTTTCTGCTGTGGCATCTATTGCGACATGGATCGTTGAAGGCGGGGGAGTACGAATTCGATCATCCTGAGCGGCTCACAGAGATCTATCGCCACATCGCCCACGGAGAGACTTATGCTCGCGTGCTGGTCATTCCCGAGGGCTATAACATTTTTGATATCGCGGCCAGCGTGGAGAAACTGGGCATCGACTCGCAGCAGAACTTCTTGGACCAGGTTCGTTCTCAAGTCGCGCTCGTGCGGGACATTGATCCTCGAGTGCCTACACTCGAAGGTTATCTCTATCCGGACACGTACCGGTTTTCCCGCAAGCAGAAAGCCCCCGATGTGGTTGCAGCCATGGTGAAGCGCTTTCGTCAGGAAGCGCACGCCATCGGGGTGACCGGTGACGTCCACCGCATCGTGACCATGGCCTCGATTGTGGAGAAGGAGACTGCTGTGCCGGAAGAGCGTCCGCTGGTGGCCGGTGTCTTCTACAACCGGCTGGCACAGCGCGTGGCACTGGATACCGACCCCAGCGTCATCTACGCCGCGCTGCTCGCGAACCGCTATCGCGGCACCATCTATGCTTCCGACCTGAAGTACGGCTCACCTTATAACACGTATCGCAATCCTGGACTTCCGCCCGGGCCGATCTCCAATCCGGGAAAGGATTCTCTGCTAGCGGCCATGCATCCTGCGACTACCGACTACTTGTACTTCGTCAGCGACAACCAGGGCCACCATCGCTTTGCCAAGACGCTTGAGGAGCACAACAAAAACGTCGCAGCCTACCGTCATGCGGTTGGCGAAGGCAATTAGGTTAAGTGATTCCCGGCCGCTGTCTGCATCTCAACGACGGCAACATCGGCGCTTGTTGGGGAGCCCGCCTTCGGCCGGGCTTTTGCTTTGATTCTTTCTATCGTTCGGCGACCTTTGTATAAGGCATAGGCAACGCAACCCTTCACGAACTTGCCATCCTTGTACCGGCCGACGGTGTCCAGAACCACGTAATCAAAAGCTCTTATATACTGGACAGATTCAATAACGCTTCTGTTTTTTCATGCAGATACGATGCGCGGCACGATCCCTTGGAATCGCAGTATTGATACTCTCGATCTCCGGTTGCCTGGTTCACACTCGAACTCTCAATAAGCGGCAAGTCAATACCTCCAACCTGCTGGTTGCGGATCTGCCGCAACTGGCAGAGCGCATTAACTCCGAAGCGCGAAAGATTCATTCGTTTAGCGCCACCGTCGAAATCGCAACCTCTCTGGGTGGCTCGAAGAAGGGCAAAGTAACCGATATTCAGCAGATCAAGGGCTACATCCTGGAAAAAGATCCGGACATGCTGCACGTGATCGGTTTATTGCCGATCGTCCGCAGTCGCGCCTTTGACATGGTGAGTGACGGCAAGACCTTCAAACTTTCGATTCCTCCGATGAACAAGTTCATCGAAGGCCCGGCCCAAGATTCACCACAGCCTTCGACCAATACTCTCGAGAACCTGCGGCCCCATGTTTTCTTCGATTCCCTGCTGCTGCACGAGATTGGTGCCAGCGACATTGCGGTGCTCGAGCAGGGCACCGATGTAGTGCAGGATACAAGCAACAAGAAAAAGAGTTGGGAGCTGCCCGATTATATCGTGAACGTCATCGCGCACGATGGAGATACCTGGCGTTTGCAGCGCAAGATTACTTTCTCGCGGATCGACCTGAAGCCCCATCGGCAAATGATCTACGACCGCAACGGAGCGATCGCGACTGAGGCTGTCTACGACAACTTCGCGGACTTCCAGGGAGTGAATTTCCCGTCGCAGATCACCATCAATCGTCCCAAAGAAGAGTACTCGATTGTGATCACAATCGAGAAGATCGAAGTCAATAAGCCTCTTACCGATGACCAGTTCGCGCTTGCTCAGCCGCCTGGAGCGCAAGTGAAGGTATTGAAGTAGGCTCCCGGCCTCTGCCTTGTCACTCCGAAGCCGCGAAGTTGCGGCGAGGAATCCCTACTGATACGAAGGCGTTTTTCCTAGATTGATCTAGCAGCTTACATCTTTCGTCTTACTCAAAGGCTAAGTTTCTATAGGGATTTCTCATCCTGCCGGATTCGGAATGACAGCAAACATAATTACTGCGAGTCTTTCCACTCCTCATACCAAGCCATCTGGATCGCCTCGAGCTTGCCTTCGTTCGACGTACCGGGATCGTCGTTGAACGTAGGCAATTCAGTAACGAAGCGGTGCAGATCGGTGAAACGCACGGTCAGCGGATCGGTGTCCGGGAACTTTTCCGCCAGCAGGATGCCGATATCTTCAGCGTCTTCCCAACCAAGATCAGCAGGCATAGTCCCTCTTCAGTCCTTCGGCGCGTGGCCTTCTGAAACGTAATTCCGGTTCCATTCTGGAATTTCAATCACAATTTCTCCGGGCTTGTCGATCACTGCCTGGCAGCCGAGGCGTGAGTGCAGCGTGAGTCCGGCAGCCATATCGAGCCGGTCGGCTTCGTCATCGTCCATCTCCGAGAGCAGTTCTTCGCCTTTTTGCACGATGACGTGGCACGTGGTGCAGGCGCAGTTTCCTCCGCAGGCATGATCGAGGAAGAAGTCATTGTTCATAGCCACATCGAGGATCGATTCGGGCTTGCCGTGATCGGCATAAGGCAGTTGCCCCTTTTCGAACTCGAAGGTCTTGTTCCCGGGCATGAACGTCACGCGAACGGTATTAGGACTGGGTTCTTCCATGGTGGCGGCACCCTGGCCGCTGGTTTTGTTCTTTTCGTCGGACATAATTTCGTTTTTTCCTCTTATCGCTTGTGCTCGAACTCGGCCGGCGCGATCGGGTGTGGCGCCGATGGACCTTGGCCCAATTCGGAGTCAGCGCCGGACATGGTTTTGCCCTTGATGGCATCCGACACGGCAGAGTCCATCATGAGTTCGGCTAGCCTCATCGTGCCTTCGTTCAACGCATCGATGGCGGCTCGAACAGTCCTGTAATCATCGCCCGCCTGCGCTTCCTTTAACTCGGTTTCCAGCAGTTCGACTCTGCGCTTTTCGTCGCCGGTAAGCTCTTGCCACGCTGGATCACGGCGGCCCTTCTCTAAGGCAAGCAGGATGTTGTCTGCCTCCACCCGCGCTTCGATTACTTGTCGTTTCTGGAAGTCTTCCTGCGCGTGGTCGAACGAGGCGATGATCATGTCTTCCACCTGAGCGTCGGTCAGGCCGTACGTCGGTTTAACTTCGATCTGGGCTTCCTTGCCGCTGCGCTGCTCGCGCGCGCTTACGTGCAGGATTCCATTGGCATCGATGAGAAACTTCACTTCTATGCGCGGGAGTCCTGCGGGCATAGGCGGAATGCCCCTCAAATCAAAGCGCGCCAGCGATCGGCAATCACTTGCAAGTTCGCGCTCGCCTTGCAGCACGTGGATCGCGACATTTGTCTGTCCTTCGACGGCGGTGGTGAAGTGCTCGGTCGCCGAAGCCGGAATCGTTGAGTTGCGGTGAATGATCTTTGCCACTACTCCGCCCATGGCTTCAATGCCGAGCGAGAGCGGAGTGACATCGAGCAGGAGCATGTCTTCAGTAGCCTTCGATCCACCGGCGAGAATGTGCGCCTGCACTGCAGCTCCCAGAGCAACCACTTCGTCTGGATTCAGTTCAACGTGCGGTTCGCGCTTGAATAGTTCTTTCACGAGAGCGCGCACGCGGGGGATGCGTGTCGAACCCCCTACGAGAACAATCTGATCAATCTGCTCTGGCTTGATCTTCGCATCTGCGAACGCCTGCTTGCTCGGAGCAACTGTCTTCTGGATGATGGGCTCGATCAACTGCTCGAACTGCTCCCGTGTGATTTCACGCTGATAGCGCTTGCCGCCAGGCAGTTCAACATCGAGTTTGGCGCTGGGCTGCGAGGACAAGGCTATCTTAGCGTCGATCACTGATTTGCGGATTGCCTGCACGGCTTCGCCGTTCCGCCGCAGGTCGAGCTTGAGGTCTCCGGCGATATCGTCCAGCGCGATTGCGATCAGCAGATTATCAATGTCATCGCCGCCCAGATGCGTGTCGCCATTGGTGGCGATCACTTCGAAGATTCCTTCGTGTAGTTTCAGAATGGAGATATCGAAGGTGCCTCCGCCGAGGTCGTAGACTGCGACAATCCCATCTTTTCCTTTGTCCAGTCCGTAAGCCAAGGCTGCGGCCGTTGGTTCGTTGACCAGGCGCAATACTTCGAGCCCCGCGATGCGGCCAGCGTCTTTCGTAGCCTGCCGTTGCGCATCGTTGAAATAGGCGGGAACGGTGATCACCGCCCTGGTCACGGGTGCAGCAAAAAATCGCTCGGCGTTGGCTTTGAGTTGCAGCAGGATGTACGCGGAGATCTCCGGAGCAGTAAAGGTACGATCGCCCAGCCTGATGCGCAGCGCCTCGCCGGGCTGCGTGTGATCGAGTCGGAAGGGGAAGAGTTTCAGCTCCTCTTGAACGTCCTCAACGCCGCGTCCCATAAGTCTCTTCACTGAGTAAATTGCACGCTCAGGGGTCTCGATCAAGTGCGTACGTGCACGATTGCCGACCACAATGTGATCGCCCCGCGCATCTTGTGTAAGTGCGACGACGGAGGGAACAAGGTTCGAGCCGTCTTCCCCAGGGATGATGACGGGACTATCGTCTTCCATGTAGGCGACGAGCGAATTGGTCGTGCCTAAATCAATTCCGACAATGCGTTCTTCTGGCATGACGTTTAAGGCAAAACCTGGTTCTCGGTTTAGGGAGGGGGCATCGGCTTCAGCCGTGCCGTAAGTTCTCTGCAATGGCTCCGGCTTTAGCCGTTGCGGTAAGTGACTGACTTCAACGGCTAAAGCCGTACCAATTTGGGAACACGCGCTACCGGCACGGCTGAAGCCGGTGCCCCTCCCTAAACCGCTACTTACGTCTGCAAGACCTCGTTCACATCCCGCACCAAATTTCTGAC includes the following:
- a CDS encoding cation:proton antiporter, translated to MPESAVGQLILFILVVLASAHLFGSLFTRLRQPRVIGEILGGLLAGPSLLNLSAGSEAALAKPALDVLYWIGLLMLMFLSGA
- a CDS encoding glucosylceramidase; the protein is MKKLLIALCTLLPALLWPCVLRADDNIPHAAWRIPIGQPPANPGGHKPEISNIDDGFWQGAPVGGFGAGTFSRSYRGHYERWHLKAGVHKYEDVPANQFAVFVRPEGGEPIAQVLATDNPSHGLSAWNWSYPAGSGEYAALYPKSWFAYQSPQLPIKLTVEQFSPVLPDNYKETSYPVAIYNWYAQNPTSKPVTVSILFSWANMVGWFRDSTRGFAGGLNNQNTNTYHAEQIQNGNMQGIVFDRLRSGAVQEEWDGQFAIAALATPGVEVTYTTSWMSYGTGEDVWKPFSTDGRLPNWAPKLASAGEPMAAAIALRFTLAPNEKKLVPMALAWDLPIAEFGGGRKWLRHYTKFFGTSGSNAWKIARTALENDQDWSRQIDEWQKPFIEDESKPLWYRGELFNELYILADGGTLWGHELNGVGNPRHHSAQMADSFSYLECFDYQYYGTSDVRFYGSFPLVKFWPEIEKQEMRQYTDTIAESNPQEYVWAWKRDHQHILELMQRKTAGSAPHDLGSPTEDPFVNVNQYNYQDVSNWRDLNSKYVLMVWRDYVFSGSKDSDFLRYTWNAVKMAMEHLRQYDKNGDGLIENGGFPDQTYDNWVARGESSYSGSLYLAALRATAEIARKLGENTTAQGYDALFKRAQAAFVKNLWNGTYFNYDVGSDYKSDIMAEQLAGQWYANLTGLGEIVPAEMRRSALQHVFDFNVMKFQNGTMGAVNGIAANGDILHENEQVEEVWTGTTFGVASHMLSEGMRDQAFKTAEGVYNVVWKDRGYFFRTPEAYDSRGLFRASMYMRPGSIWSMEMTGKSGPRPSLTAVKGQ
- the mltG gene encoding endolytic transglycosylase MltG; the protein is MRKFFAFGFFVLLAFAGWIGFCLAVPAGAKQQTFVEFKSGSSARHIASELKQAGIIRSRSAFLLWHLLRHGSLKAGEYEFDHPERLTEIYRHIAHGETYARVLVIPEGYNIFDIAASVEKLGIDSQQNFLDQVRSQVALVRDIDPRVPTLEGYLYPDTYRFSRKQKAPDVVAAMVKRFRQEAHAIGVTGDVHRIVTMASIVEKETAVPEERPLVAGVFYNRLAQRVALDTDPSVIYAALLANRYRGTIYASDLKYGSPYNTYRNPGLPPGPISNPGKDSLLAAMHPATTDYLYFVSDNQGHHRFAKTLEEHNKNVAAYRHAVGEGN
- the iscX gene encoding Fe-S assembly protein IscX, with amino-acid sequence MPADLGWEDAEDIGILLAEKFPDTDPLTVRFTDLHRFVTELPTFNDDPGTSNEGKLEAIQMAWYEEWKDSQ
- a CDS encoding ferredoxin, which produces MSDEKNKTSGQGAATMEEPSPNTVRVTFMPGNKTFEFEKGQLPYADHGKPESILDVAMNNDFFLDHACGGNCACTTCHVIVQKGEELLSEMDDDEADRLDMAAGLTLHSRLGCQAVIDKPGEIVIEIPEWNRNYVSEGHAPKD
- the dnaK gene encoding molecular chaperone DnaK (heat shock protein 70; assists in folding of nascent polypeptide chains; refolding of misfolded proteins; utilizes ATPase activity to help fold; co-chaperones are DnaJ and GrpE; multiple copies in some bacteria) yields the protein MPEERIVGIDLGTTNSLVAYMEDDSPVIIPGEDGSNLVPSVVALTQDARGDHIVVGNRARTHLIETPERAIYSVKRLMGRGVEDVQEELKLFPFRLDHTQPGEALRIRLGDRTFTAPEISAYILLQLKANAERFFAAPVTRAVITVPAYFNDAQRQATKDAGRIAGLEVLRLVNEPTAAALAYGLDKGKDGIVAVYDLGGGTFDISILKLHEGIFEVIATNGDTHLGGDDIDNLLIAIALDDIAGDLKLDLRRNGEAVQAIRKSVIDAKIALSSQPSAKLDVELPGGKRYQREITREQFEQLIEPIIQKTVAPSKQAFADAKIKPEQIDQIVLVGGSTRIPRVRALVKELFKREPHVELNPDEVVALGAAVQAHILAGGSKATEDMLLLDVTPLSLGIEAMGGVVAKIIHRNSTIPASATEHFTTAVEGQTNVAIHVLQGERELASDCRSLARFDLRGIPPMPAGLPRIEVKFLIDANGILHVSAREQRSGKEAQIEVKPTYGLTDAQVEDMIIASFDHAQEDFQKRQVIEARVEADNILLALEKGRRDPAWQELTGDEKRRVELLETELKEAQAGDDYRTVRAAIDALNEGTMRLAELMMDSAVSDAIKGKTMSGADSELGQGPSAPHPIAPAEFEHKR